A region of Allocoleopsis franciscana PCC 7113 DNA encodes the following proteins:
- a CDS encoding DUF3685 domain-containing protein encodes MKSSSPPPIPSPPHPTEAMPIRLLLIDDDPIFRLGLRTALEDFSDLKVATQANSGTEALDILMRLQPNTVSVIILEPVSGRSNINPLSGLPLCQRLKGDYPELPVLLLTSQSEPLFLRAAQQFGIEGYCPKGVAIADLVQAIRQLAIGQSDWQRLPDLPPTPINSVRPPSWHHQVRSYGLQQIEESLALVTQELQKPNLSNFDWLFWSGRRRELLAARWLVNQLLPTDVIVVEDSGHSERLPAGVGRSSKPRIEPIPSRAGGRSPALPSRSAIALSPPASLSAKVQSPSPNPQAETVQPATPFELTLSMLQSDLPNLSGVPLEIDILVTEKKRDLLYIVLRKLQEILEELRFSQVTLEQLPPKRSQILLDLWQASITDFFGKYYTLPLGNQNLEIVNVLLGYAVIVQASTLDKIPLVVEFLSQQLFETPLLIDNVSYSARTPEALVQAEMLLQNLIIQVANAVMQPLLNEFADLEAIKQNFYAQHLISSREVARFRNNLSWKYRLAQWIEEPKAIFESRYPLFVLSDAGIKQTSIYAPRRQELEQLQGIPLAVTLAFESRDAIAPRLRSTVAWAGKGVVYILTQVIGRSIGLVVRGVIQGIGNTLQDARFGKNSERGK; translated from the coding sequence GTGAAATCCTCCTCCCCTCCCCCGATACCTTCACCGCCCCATCCAACAGAGGCGATGCCGATTCGCCTGCTCCTGATTGATGATGATCCCATCTTCCGGCTGGGTCTACGCACAGCTCTCGAAGATTTTTCTGACCTAAAAGTGGCGACACAAGCTAATTCTGGAACAGAAGCTCTAGATATCCTGATGCGCTTGCAGCCCAATACGGTGAGTGTGATCATTTTGGAACCTGTTAGTGGTCGCTCTAACATCAATCCCTTGTCTGGATTGCCGTTGTGCCAACGGTTGAAGGGTGATTACCCTGAATTGCCCGTCTTACTGCTCACCTCACAATCCGAGCCTCTCTTCCTCAGGGCAGCACAACAGTTCGGCATTGAAGGCTATTGCCCCAAAGGCGTTGCCATTGCCGATCTCGTCCAGGCTATCCGTCAGCTTGCCATCGGTCAATCCGATTGGCAGAGGCTACCCGACTTGCCACCCACCCCAATCAATTCTGTACGCCCTCCAAGTTGGCATCATCAAGTGCGCTCTTATGGACTGCAACAAATCGAAGAGTCCTTGGCACTGGTGACCCAAGAGCTACAAAAACCCAATCTTTCCAACTTTGATTGGCTGTTCTGGAGTGGACGCCGTCGAGAACTTTTGGCCGCCCGTTGGTTAGTTAATCAGCTATTGCCCACCGATGTGATCGTGGTAGAAGATAGTGGGCATTCGGAACGCCTCCCAGCAGGAGTGGGACGAAGTTCAAAGCCAAGAATAGAACCCATTCCGTCCCGGGCTGGGGGACGTTCCCCGGCGCTACCCTCCCGTTCTGCGATCGCGCTCTCTCCCCCGGCTTCCCTCTCGGCAAAAGTCCAATCCCCAAGTCCCAATCCCCAAGCCGAAACTGTCCAGCCAGCCACACCCTTTGAGCTGACCTTATCCATGCTCCAATCTGACTTGCCCAATCTCAGTGGTGTGCCGTTAGAAATTGATATTCTCGTAACTGAAAAAAAACGAGATTTACTGTATATCGTCTTACGAAAATTACAAGAAATTTTAGAAGAGTTGCGTTTTTCTCAGGTCACCCTTGAGCAACTTCCCCCTAAGCGATCGCAAATTTTGCTGGATTTATGGCAAGCCTCAATCACCGATTTTTTTGGCAAATATTACACGTTGCCCTTGGGTAACCAAAACTTAGAAATTGTTAATGTTTTACTTGGTTACGCGGTTATTGTCCAAGCTTCTACTCTAGATAAAATTCCTTTAGTCGTTGAGTTTTTATCTCAACAACTCTTTGAAACCCCTTTATTAATTGATAATGTCTCTTATTCGGCTCGGACACCTGAAGCTCTTGTCCAGGCAGAGATGTTACTACAAAACTTGATTATTCAAGTTGCCAATGCTGTGATGCAGCCGCTATTAAATGAATTTGCTGATCTTGAAGCGATTAAACAAAATTTTTACGCTCAACATCTGATTTCATCACGAGAAGTGGCTCGATTTCGCAACAATTTATCTTGGAAATATCGCCTTGCTCAATGGATAGAAGAGCCAAAAGCGATCTTCGAGAGCCGATATCCGTTGTTCGTCCTAAGCGACGCGGGCATCAAACAAACTTCTATTTATGCCCCCCGCCGTCAAGAGTTAGAACAACTGCAAGGTATTCCGTTAGCGGTGACGTTAGCCTTTGAGTCACGAGATGCGATCGCGCCTCGCCTGCGTTCTACTGTTGCCTGGGCGGGGAAAGGTGTCGTTTACATCCTCACCCAAGTCATCGGTAGAAGCATTGGATTGGTGGTTCGTGGTGTGATCCAAGGCATTGGAAATACCTTGCAGGACGCACGGTTTGGGAAAAATAGCGAACGAGGGAAGTGA
- a CDS encoding pentapeptide repeat-containing protein produces the protein MSDDQSRLDLQTLIQRIVETETDNLEQLATLAGLNLAEDFAEADLSGTDLSEADLIEVDFRGCNLRGTHLKGAHLQGADLRGADLRGAHLDNANLRGANLRGANLRGADLQSTELNSANLSDTNLSETILCSANLSRADLRGADIRDSNLQGVSLSDAKLRGANLGRVNLSHANLKGAYLIRAYLGGADLRCAEIDGADLTEADLSEAKLNCAKLRGTNLKAANLSLADLSDVNLIRANLSSADLMRANLRDADLIRTNLSGADLRGADLSLADLSLANLCLANLGSANLIRANLSIAELCGANLSDANLSEADLRGADVKNAQFARNMGISAQTQRVLLRRGAIFEDSTSDRSEVLAPY, from the coding sequence ATGAGTGATGACCAATCTCGACTGGATCTACAAACCCTGATCCAGCGCATTGTAGAAACAGAAACAGACAATCTTGAGCAACTCGCAACCCTGGCGGGTCTGAATCTTGCTGAAGATTTTGCCGAAGCTGACTTGAGCGGTACTGACTTGAGTGAAGCTGACCTGATTGAGGTTGATTTTAGAGGTTGCAACCTTAGGGGCACTCATCTTAAAGGCGCTCATCTCCAAGGTGCTGACTTGAGGGGGGCTGATCTCAGGGGTGCTCATCTTGACAATGCCAATCTCAGAGGTGCCAATCTCAGAGGTGCCAACCTGAGGGGCGCTGACCTCCAGAGTACTGAGTTGAACAGTGCGAACCTGAGTGATACCAACCTCAGCGAAACGATACTTTGTAGTGCTAATCTAAGCCGTGCCGACCTTAGGGGTGCCGATATCAGGGATTCTAACCTTCAAGGCGTGAGCTTGAGCGATGCCAAACTTAGGGGAGCTAATTTGGGTCGTGTGAACTTGAGCCATGCCAATCTTAAAGGAGCTTATCTGATTCGTGCCTACCTTGGGGGTGCCGATCTTAGATGTGCCGAAATTGATGGGGCGGATCTCACAGAAGCCGACCTGAGCGAAGCTAAACTCAATTGTGCCAAATTAAGGGGAACGAACCTTAAGGCGGCTAATTTGAGTCTTGCCGATTTGAGTGATGTTAACCTAATTCGGGCGAACCTGAGTAGTGCTGACCTCATGCGTGCCAACCTTAGGGATGCGGACTTAATCCGTACCAACCTGAGCGGTGCAGATCTCAGGGGTGCAGACTTGAGTCTTGCCGATTTGAGCCTTGCCAACCTCTGCCTTGCTAATTTAGGCAGTGCTAACCTGATTCGTGCCAACCTGAGCATTGCTGAATTGTGTGGTGCTAACCTCAGCGATGCCAACCTCAGTGAGGCAGACTTGAGGGGGGCGGATGTCAAAAATGCTCAGTTTGCTAGGAATATGGGAATTTCGGCTCAGACACAACGTGTTTTGCTCCGGCGGGGGGCAATTTTTGAAGATTCAACGAGTGACCGTTCGGAAGTTCTAGCGCCTTATTAA
- a CDS encoding pentapeptide repeat-containing protein, whose product MIDTIDEKSLQELQDLIQCVITAQTDNLSEIVKIARLNPAEDFAGADLRNTSLRGAILSNANLSGANLRGANIRGAILSNANLISANLSRSNLSYANLMRANLSEAKLNSANLSYTNLIIANLLRADVSEADLRGANLGGAELSQANLGGANLGGANLCGSSLGATNLSGVNLIRADLCHAVLIRANLCLADLICADLSSASLCGADLIGADLSLANFSGANLSGANLSGANLSGANLSDANLSGANLSDTQQRGITVKNAQFSRNLGISEQTQLDLIRQGAIFEEANGKHNSYSLANLPN is encoded by the coding sequence ATGATTGACACAATTGACGAAAAGTCGCTCCAGGAACTGCAAGACCTGATCCAATGTGTAATCACAGCACAAACCGACAATCTTTCAGAGATCGTAAAAATTGCGCGTCTCAATCCTGCTGAAGATTTTGCTGGAGCCGATCTGAGAAATACCAGCCTCAGAGGTGCAATCCTCAGTAATGCTAACCTCAGTGGGGCTAACCTCAGAGGTGCCAACATTAGAGGTGCCATTCTGAGCAACGCCAACTTGATTTCTGCTAATTTGAGCCGATCCAACTTGAGTTATGCCAACCTCATGCGTGCCAACCTGAGCGAAGCCAAGTTGAATTCTGCTAATTTGAGCTATACAAATCTAATTATTGCCAATTTGCTCCGGGCTGATGTGAGCGAGGCGGATTTGAGAGGAGCCAACTTGGGCGGAGCAGAACTGAGTCAAGCTAACTTAGGAGGGGCAAATTTAGGAGGTGCCAATCTTTGTGGTTCTAGCTTGGGTGCAACCAACCTCAGTGGGGTGAATTTGATCCGGGCTGATTTGTGCCATGCTGTCTTAATTCGTGCCAATCTCTGCTTAGCGGATCTCATCTGTGCCGATTTAAGCTCAGCTAGCTTGTGTGGAGCAGATCTGATTGGTGCTGATCTGAGTCTTGCCAATTTCAGTGGTGCCAACCTCAGTGGTGCCAACCTCAGTGGTGCCAACCTCAGTGGTGCCAACCTCAGTGATGCCAACCTCAGTGGTGCCAACCTCAGTGACACCCAGCAACGAGGTATTACAGTCAAAAATGCTCAGTTCTCTAGAAATTTAGGAATTTCCGAGCAAACACAACTGGATTTAATTCGTCAAGGAGCAATTTTTGAGGAGGCGAATGGTAAGCACAATAGTTACAGCTTGGCTAATCTGCCAAACTGA